In one Triplophysa rosa linkage group LG13, Trosa_1v2, whole genome shotgun sequence genomic region, the following are encoded:
- the ergic1 gene encoding endoplasmic reticulum-Golgi intermediate compartment protein 1 isoform X2, producing MTFDVRRFDIYRKVPKDLTQPTYTGAFISICCCIFMMFLFLSELTGFIATEIVNELYVDDPDKDSGGKIDVSVNISLPNLHCDLVGLDIQDEMGRHEVGHIENSMKVPLNNGYGCRFEGEFSINKVPGNFHVSTHSATAQPQNPDMTHFIHKLAFGEKLQVQNVQGAFNALGGANKLESNGLASHDYILKIVPTVYEDLSGKQRFSYQYTVANKEYVAYSHTGRIIPAIWFRYDLSPITVKYTERRQPLYRFITTICAIIGGTFTVAGIIDSCIFTASEAWKKIQIGKMS from the exons TTTCGATATGCTGCTGCATCTTCATGATGTTCCTGTTTCTCTCAGAGCTGACGGGATTCATAGCCACAGAAAT AGTAAATGAACTGTATGTCGATGACCCTGATAAGGACAGTGGTGGGAAGATAGATGTGAGTGTAAACATCAGTTTGCCAAACTTACACTGTGATT TGGTGGGTTTGGACATTCAAGATGAGATGGGCCGTCATGAAGTGGGACACATTGAAAATTCAATGAAGGTGCCCCTCAACAATGGTTACGGCTGCCGCTTTGAAGGAGAATTCAGTATTAATAAA GTTCCTGGAAACTTTCACGTGTCGACACACAGCGCCACCGCTCAGCCTCAGAATCCTGATATGACACACTTCATCCACAAACTGGCCTTCGGGGAGAAGCTGCAG GTGCAGAATGTCCAGGGTGCTTTTAATGCTTTGGGTGGAGCCAACAAACTGGAGTCCAATG GTTTGGCCTCCCACGATTACATTCTCAAGATCGTCCCAACGGTTTACGAGGATCTGTCAGGAAAGCAGAGATTTTCTTACCAGTACACCGTGGCAAACAAG GAGTATGTGGCGTATAGCCATACAGGACGTATCATCCCTGCTATCTGGTTTCGCTATGACCTCAGTCCCATCACAGTGAAGTACACTGAGAGGAGACAGCCGCTCTACCGCTTCATTACTACt ATTTGCGCTATTATCGGCGGCACATTTACGGTAGCGGGCATCATTGACTCCTGCATATTTACAGCATCGGAAGCCTGGAAAAAAATCCAGATCGGGAAAATGTCATGA